In Gloeocapsopsis sp. IPPAS B-1203, a genomic segment contains:
- a CDS encoding DUF3536 domain-containing protein — MVASSQTAGDQSVKAAATQSPLQTATGVYVTVHGHFYQPPRENPYLDAIERQPSASPFHDWNERIHHECYRPNAFARVLNEQGEIVGIVNNYEYMSFNVGPTLMSWLERYDVEVYQRILEADRKSCDRLNGHGNGIAQVYNHIIMPLANTRDKYTQIRWGKADFRSRFGRDPEGMWLAETAVDYATLEALVAEGIRFIILAPSQAQRCRAIPTDEEPETQWHEVGGSQIDPTRPYRCYLKEVGDQRSEIREITPDTPYIDIFFYDGPISRDMGFSDVLFNSHHLAGRIGSAVRGDHRPAQLISVATDGETFGHHKGGTEKTLAYAFVEEFPRREWTVTNFAHYLSLNTPTWEVELKPVTAWSCAHGVDRWQDDCGCGGEGGVWHQKWRRPLRQALDWLRDQLIKVYEEAGRQFFRDPWGARDEYIQVIRDRSPANINRFLCRHQTRKLSASEQIDALRLLEMQRHTLLMYTSCGWFFEEISRPEGTQILRYAARALELAGDVAGVQLEKGFIKRLTQAPSNVDFFKHGGEVYRHLVVSAQISFQQVAAQYAITSLFSNHKLERSQDNGFAIPSCNIRYSSQQHVYCYTAQQLDYQLQRMGALTLAVGQLRLISEITWESEHLVFAVLHLGGWDFHCCIQPFNGRRAYSQMKDKSFESLQQASAAQTILAMSQMFGGQSFSLQHLFAEERHRIMRLLSQETLTRLDQLYTQVYRDNYGVLMAFHRDELAVPQELQVAAEIALGNRCLNTLRSLSDINGAQDNSNYLLELQAIATEAQHLRCRLNIPEGKQILEQLIVRSLWQLLYDTNPATVEVDVQYLERLIDTAYQLQLGWSLERAQELYFSCLHSQIVPLCIDALQAQGEDENFNQVQFGYLRPLLQLGQKLGIDVSAWLHQLS; from the coding sequence ATGGTTGCTTCTTCTCAAACGGCTGGGGATCAAAGCGTTAAAGCGGCTGCTACGCAAAGTCCTCTTCAAACAGCTACAGGTGTTTACGTTACCGTCCACGGTCACTTCTATCAGCCGCCACGGGAAAATCCTTATCTTGACGCAATTGAACGTCAACCAAGTGCATCACCATTCCACGATTGGAATGAACGCATTCATCACGAATGCTATCGCCCAAACGCTTTTGCTAGGGTGCTGAATGAACAGGGCGAGATCGTGGGGATCGTTAATAATTACGAGTATATGAGCTTTAACGTTGGACCGACGTTGATGTCTTGGTTGGAACGTTATGATGTCGAAGTTTATCAGCGAATTCTAGAAGCTGATCGTAAGAGTTGCGATCGCCTGAATGGTCATGGTAATGGAATCGCGCAAGTTTACAACCACATCATTATGCCGCTGGCGAATACGCGGGATAAATATACACAAATTCGTTGGGGTAAAGCAGACTTTCGTTCGCGATTTGGACGCGATCCCGAAGGTATGTGGTTAGCAGAAACGGCGGTAGACTATGCAACCTTGGAAGCATTAGTTGCAGAAGGCATTAGGTTTATCATTCTTGCACCTTCGCAAGCCCAGCGTTGTCGGGCGATCCCCACCGATGAAGAACCAGAAACACAATGGCATGAAGTTGGTGGAAGTCAAATTGATCCAACTCGTCCTTATCGTTGTTATTTAAAAGAGGTCGGGGATCAGAGGTCTGAGATCAGGGAAATTACGCCGGATACTCCTTATATCGATATCTTTTTCTATGATGGTCCCATTTCGCGAGATATGGGATTTAGTGATGTACTATTTAATTCACACCATCTTGCTGGACGTATTGGTTCAGCAGTACGCGGGGATCACCGTCCCGCGCAGTTAATTTCAGTTGCAACTGATGGAGAAACATTTGGTCATCACAAAGGTGGAACTGAGAAAACTTTGGCGTATGCGTTTGTTGAGGAATTTCCCCGCCGCGAGTGGACAGTAACGAATTTTGCTCATTACCTCAGTTTGAATACTCCAACGTGGGAAGTTGAACTCAAGCCTGTTACCGCGTGGAGTTGCGCGCATGGTGTCGATCGCTGGCAAGATGATTGTGGTTGTGGTGGTGAAGGTGGCGTATGGCATCAAAAATGGCGGCGTCCGTTGCGCCAAGCATTAGATTGGCTGCGAGATCAGTTAATTAAGGTATATGAGGAAGCTGGTAGACAGTTTTTCCGCGATCCCTGGGGTGCAAGAGATGAATATATTCAAGTCATCCGCGATCGCTCTCCTGCAAATATTAATCGTTTTCTGTGTCGCCATCAAACTCGCAAACTGAGCGCATCGGAACAAATCGACGCTTTACGTTTATTAGAAATGCAGCGTCATACTTTGTTGATGTATACGAGTTGTGGTTGGTTTTTTGAAGAAATTTCGCGTCCAGAGGGAACACAAATTCTGCGCTATGCTGCGCGTGCTCTAGAACTTGCTGGAGATGTTGCTGGAGTACAGTTAGAAAAGGGATTTATTAAACGACTGACGCAAGCACCCAGTAATGTTGACTTTTTTAAACACGGTGGTGAAGTTTATCGACACTTAGTTGTTTCTGCCCAAATTAGTTTTCAGCAAGTCGCGGCGCAGTATGCCATTACTTCGTTGTTTAGCAATCATAAATTAGAACGCAGTCAAGACAATGGCTTTGCCATACCTTCTTGCAATATTCGGTATTCTTCACAGCAGCACGTCTATTGCTACACTGCCCAGCAACTAGATTATCAATTACAACGAATGGGGGCATTAACGCTAGCTGTAGGACAATTACGCCTGATTTCAGAAATTACTTGGGAAAGCGAACATTTAGTGTTTGCAGTGTTGCACTTGGGAGGTTGGGATTTCCATTGCTGCATTCAACCTTTTAATGGGCGTCGTGCTTATAGCCAGATGAAAGATAAATCGTTTGAATCTTTGCAACAAGCAAGTGCGGCGCAGACAATTTTGGCAATGTCACAGATGTTTGGAGGTCAGTCGTTTAGTTTACAACATCTGTTTGCAGAAGAACGCCACAGAATCATGCGGTTGTTGAGTCAAGAAACGCTGACGCGGCTAGATCAGTTGTATACGCAGGTTTACCGCGATAATTATGGTGTTTTAATGGCGTTCCATCGCGATGAATTGGCAGTACCGCAAGAGTTACAAGTCGCAGCAGAAATTGCGTTAGGAAATCGCTGTTTAAATACATTGCGATCGCTGTCTGACATCAATGGAGCACAAGATAATAGTAATTATTTACTTGAACTGCAAGCGATTGCGACAGAAGCGCAGCATTTACGCTGTCGGTTAAATATTCCTGAAGGTAAGCAAATTTTAGAACAATTGATTGTGCGATCGCTTTGGCAATTGTTGTACGATACGAATCCTGCAACAGTTGAAGTAGATGTCCAATACTTGGAACGCTTGATTGATACAGCTTATCAGTTACAACTGGGTTGGTCTTTAGAAAGGGCACAGGAATTGTATTTTAGTTGCTTGCATAGTCAGATTGTGCCTTTGTGTATAGATGCGCTGCAAGCACAAGGAGAAGATGAAAACTTCAATCAAGTACAATTCGGTTACTTGCGTCCATTACTCCAGTTAGGACAAAAGTTAGGGATAGATGTGAGTGCTTGGTTGCATCAACTTTCCTAG